One part of the Streptomyces lydicus genome encodes these proteins:
- a CDS encoding SAV_2336 N-terminal domain-related protein: protein MPSGAPGPGPLDELVARLTAAGLPPDARAMADALWLAQWITPDAPPGGPADAATDRTDRPDRTDPATFRVGPAGAADPARDGVPPASGSGPDASAGRPPSSRDGARRRVAELLPAQDERAADPDHHRLGEVAVPIASAFPGLLPLQRALRPVQRYRPPAAPARHTLDEPATAELSAHAETVIPVLRGVHRRAAALRLLMDGSSSMAVWEQMLHDLRQVCERVGAFRDVTVHYLHPHGRDVGVAAAPGPGSPLRPADQLHDPTGHHLTLVISDCAGPLWRDGRMQRLLYRWAADAPLAVVQPLPQRMWGRTLLPAVPGTLVRRQGPYQALDFLPARRRRRPAPAPAAPPGPPRERAVPVLSATPSALGSWARLAAADAGLSLRGAACVVRIDHGAEPAPGPQDAPGGGEPSRMVRAFEQQASPAARLLAVHLSAVPLALPVIQLVQRAMLPQTGPAELAEVLLSGLVTQLPPDVGAPPRSPGARGRPSDGQSTGTGPWYDFAPGVRDELLSRLSAGEAALILKHCSLYIERTFGRSARNFPAVAVAMLSGSGREPEAGQGVPAGGGPGSAVPAPFARVSERVLRRFEPALRPAGRRPYVPDGPAAEGAALLERYEQDRAVRDLIEAVRLLRAAADRLPPAGTDLARALLHAWAKWGQPDALEEAERAARSATDAAGGDDAAGDTAGDAERTRALIVRGRVAYARAGERRRAGTVAEERAALTDAARQLHTACGLMSLLDPRVLESMVLRTEVLRRLAALSETPGATPGAGEDDAAAGADGPADPLDEAERSLTDLLDQWPSGEQVPGEVYAARGGVLLDQARRAARTRPEGPRPAEALAVRAADDLDTATVLLRRRGSAADRLVCETLLDLAAARELNGGAGLPSVLPALERAREIARALDDPGLEADSLRRTAAAHRAVHTRTGALSALDAAIAALAAALRLTAPDSPEHSSLLAERGAALLLRARLEPPGEPAKRLANEAVHVLREALARVAPHDPDLGSHRLLFGRALRLRHERQPSLADLHEADWVLELAARGADVPDAVCAEAWLEVGDVQLLLDRRFDSRERHDRAAACYRRAAAAAGRAGSALLAARAHHRRAGVLEVTAGPRSALHAYRESWEQWQRAGEDAGPEAQRTRARMRALESTA, encoded by the coding sequence ATGCCCTCCGGGGCGCCCGGTCCAGGGCCCCTCGACGAGCTGGTCGCCCGGCTGACCGCGGCGGGGCTGCCGCCCGACGCCCGCGCGATGGCCGACGCCCTCTGGCTCGCCCAGTGGATCACTCCCGACGCACCGCCCGGGGGCCCGGCCGACGCGGCCACCGACCGCACGGACCGGCCCGACCGTACGGATCCGGCCACTTTCCGGGTCGGGCCGGCCGGTGCGGCGGACCCGGCGCGCGACGGCGTACCGCCCGCGTCCGGCAGCGGGCCCGACGCCTCCGCCGGGCGGCCCCCCTCGTCGCGCGACGGCGCCCGGCGCCGCGTCGCCGAGTTGCTGCCCGCCCAGGACGAGCGGGCCGCCGACCCGGACCACCACCGCCTCGGCGAGGTCGCCGTGCCGATCGCCTCCGCCTTCCCCGGACTGCTGCCGCTGCAGCGCGCGCTGCGCCCCGTCCAGCGCTACCGCCCGCCGGCCGCCCCGGCCCGCCACACCCTCGACGAGCCCGCCACCGCCGAACTCTCCGCGCACGCCGAAACGGTCATACCGGTGCTGCGCGGGGTGCACCGCCGTGCCGCCGCCCTGCGCCTGCTGATGGACGGCTCGTCCTCGATGGCCGTCTGGGAGCAGATGCTGCACGACCTGCGCCAGGTCTGTGAACGGGTGGGCGCGTTCCGGGACGTCACCGTCCACTACCTCCACCCGCACGGCCGGGACGTCGGCGTCGCCGCGGCGCCCGGCCCCGGCAGCCCGCTGCGCCCCGCCGACCAGCTGCACGACCCCACCGGCCACCACCTCACCCTCGTCATCAGCGACTGCGCGGGCCCGCTGTGGCGCGACGGCCGGATGCAGCGGCTGCTCTACCGCTGGGCGGCCGACGCCCCGCTCGCCGTCGTCCAGCCGCTGCCGCAGCGCATGTGGGGGCGCACCCTGCTGCCCGCGGTCCCCGGCACCCTCGTCCGCCGGCAGGGGCCCTACCAGGCGCTGGACTTCCTCCCGGCCCGGCGCCGCCGCCGGCCCGCCCCGGCGCCGGCCGCGCCGCCCGGCCCGCCCCGCGAGCGCGCCGTCCCGGTCCTGTCGGCCACCCCCTCGGCCCTCGGCTCCTGGGCCCGGCTCGCCGCCGCCGACGCCGGGCTGTCGCTGCGCGGCGCGGCCTGCGTCGTACGGATCGACCACGGCGCCGAGCCCGCGCCCGGCCCGCAGGACGCGCCCGGAGGCGGCGAACCGTCGCGCATGGTCCGCGCGTTCGAGCAGCAGGCGTCCCCCGCCGCGCGGCTGCTCGCGGTGCACCTCTCGGCCGTACCGCTCGCGCTGCCCGTCATCCAGCTCGTCCAGCGCGCGATGCTGCCGCAGACCGGGCCGGCCGAACTCGCCGAGGTGCTGCTCAGCGGCCTGGTCACGCAACTCCCGCCGGACGTGGGGGCACCTCCCCGCTCCCCGGGGGCCCGGGGGAGGCCGTCCGACGGGCAGAGCACCGGCACCGGCCCCTGGTACGACTTCGCGCCAGGGGTACGGGACGAACTCCTCAGCCGGCTCAGCGCGGGCGAGGCGGCCCTGATCCTCAAGCACTGCTCGCTCTACATCGAGCGCACCTTCGGCCGCAGCGCCCGCAACTTCCCGGCCGTCGCGGTCGCCATGCTCTCCGGCAGCGGCCGCGAACCGGAGGCCGGCCAGGGGGTCCCTGCCGGCGGTGGCCCGGGGAGCGCCGTCCCCGCACCCTTCGCCCGGGTCTCCGAACGCGTCCTGCGCCGCTTCGAACCGGCGCTGCGCCCGGCCGGCCGGCGGCCGTACGTCCCCGACGGCCCGGCCGCCGAGGGCGCCGCCCTGCTGGAGCGCTACGAACAGGACCGCGCCGTCCGCGACCTGATCGAGGCGGTGCGCCTGCTGCGCGCCGCCGCCGACCGCCTGCCGCCGGCCGGCACCGACCTCGCCCGTGCCCTGCTGCACGCCTGGGCGAAGTGGGGCCAGCCGGACGCCCTGGAGGAGGCGGAGCGGGCGGCCCGGTCCGCCACCGACGCCGCCGGCGGGGACGACGCCGCGGGGGACACCGCCGGGGACGCCGAGCGCACCCGGGCGCTGATCGTGCGCGGCCGGGTCGCGTACGCCCGGGCCGGCGAACGGCGCCGGGCCGGCACCGTGGCGGAGGAGCGCGCGGCGCTCACCGACGCCGCCCGTCAACTGCACACCGCCTGCGGGCTGATGAGCCTGCTCGATCCCCGCGTCCTGGAGAGCATGGTGCTGCGCACCGAGGTCCTGCGGCGGCTGGCCGCCCTGTCCGAGACGCCCGGCGCGACGCCCGGTGCGGGGGAGGACGACGCCGCGGCCGGCGCCGACGGCCCCGCCGACCCCCTCGACGAGGCCGAACGTTCCCTCACCGACCTGCTCGACCAGTGGCCCAGCGGCGAGCAGGTGCCCGGCGAGGTCTACGCGGCCCGCGGCGGCGTCCTGCTCGACCAGGCCCGCCGGGCCGCCCGGACGCGTCCCGAAGGCCCGCGCCCCGCCGAGGCGCTGGCCGTCCGCGCCGCCGACGACCTCGACACCGCCACCGTCCTGCTGCGCCGCCGCGGCAGCGCCGCCGACCGGCTGGTGTGCGAGACCCTGCTCGACCTGGCCGCGGCCCGGGAGCTGAACGGCGGCGCCGGCCTGCCGTCGGTGCTGCCGGCCCTCGAACGCGCCCGGGAGATCGCCCGGGCGCTGGACGACCCGGGCCTGGAGGCGGACAGCCTGCGCCGGACGGCCGCGGCCCACCGCGCCGTCCACACCCGCACCGGCGCGCTGAGCGCCCTGGACGCCGCGATCGCCGCGCTGGCCGCCGCGCTGCGGCTGACCGCCCCCGACTCGCCCGAGCACAGCTCCCTGCTCGCCGAGCGGGGCGCCGCGCTGCTGCTGCGGGCCCGGCTGGAGCCTCCGGGGGAGCCCGCCAAGCGGCTCGCCAACGAGGCGGTGCACGTCCTGCGCGAGGCGCTGGCCCGGGTCGCGCCGCACGACCCCGACCTGGGCAGCCACCGGCTGCTCTTCGGCCGGGCGCTGCGGCTGCGCCACGAACGCCAGCCCTCGCTCGCCGATCTGCACGAGGCTGACTGGGTGCTGGAGCTGGCCGCCCGCGGCGCGGACGTACCGGACGCGGTGTGCGCCGAAGCCTGGCTCGAAGTGGGCGACGTGCAGCTGCTGCTGGACCGCCGCTTCGACTCCCGGGAGCGCCACGACCGGGCCGCCGCCTGCTACCGCCGGGCCGCCGCGGCCGCCGGCCGGGCCGGCAGCGCCCTGCTGGCCGCCCGCGCCCACCACCGCCGCGCCGGGGTCCTGGAGGTCACCGCCGGCCCCCGCTCCGCGCTGCACGCCTACCGGGAGAGCTGGGAGCAGTGGCAGCGGGCCGGCGAGGACGCCGGGCCCGAGGCGCAGCGCACCCGCGCCCGGATGCGCGCCCTGGAGTCCACCGCCTGA
- a CDS encoding AAA family ATPase — protein MSDWLIYRGAGAPHDGIEHLPPPPPWRDFDGGPLVAPPAALDPASERRLGVQHREASHHRPGETERELVNAALYLRRPLLVTGAPGSGKSTLAHSVAYELGLGRVLGWPVVSRSTLRDGLYDYDAIGRLQDLQIARAAPSAADSGAADGEDPTDEPGGGIGRYIRLGPLGTALLPAARPRVLLVDELDKSDIDLPNDLLNVLEEGEFRIPELERLAGSAPEVQVLSDDGARVTVRDGRVRCRAFPFIVLTSNGERDFPAPLLRRCIHLHIPAPDKERLAAMVRAHFGEGAAERYEAVIDRFLDREPGDVRAVDQLFNAIHLTQKAGWTDQDEEETRRRLTAELMRPLDRTR, from the coding sequence GTGAGCGACTGGCTCATCTATCGTGGCGCGGGCGCACCGCACGACGGAATCGAGCACCTTCCACCGCCGCCCCCCTGGCGCGATTTCGACGGCGGCCCGCTCGTGGCGCCGCCCGCCGCCCTGGACCCCGCCTCCGAGCGCCGCCTCGGCGTGCAGCACCGCGAGGCCAGCCACCACCGTCCGGGCGAGACCGAGCGCGAGCTGGTCAACGCCGCGCTCTATCTGCGCCGTCCGCTGCTGGTGACCGGCGCCCCGGGCAGCGGCAAGAGCACCCTGGCGCATTCGGTCGCCTACGAACTCGGCCTCGGCCGGGTGCTCGGCTGGCCGGTCGTCAGCCGCAGCACGCTCCGCGACGGCCTGTACGACTACGACGCCATCGGCCGCCTCCAGGACCTCCAGATCGCCCGCGCCGCACCGTCCGCGGCGGACAGCGGCGCCGCGGACGGCGAGGACCCCACGGACGAGCCGGGCGGCGGCATCGGCCGCTACATCCGTCTCGGCCCGCTGGGCACCGCCCTGCTGCCCGCCGCACGGCCCCGCGTCCTGCTCGTCGACGAGCTCGACAAGAGCGACATCGACCTGCCCAACGACCTGCTCAACGTCCTGGAAGAAGGGGAGTTCAGGATTCCGGAGCTGGAGCGACTGGCCGGATCCGCCCCCGAGGTGCAGGTGCTCAGCGACGACGGGGCGCGGGTGACGGTGCGCGACGGCCGGGTGCGCTGCCGCGCCTTCCCCTTCATCGTCCTGACCAGCAACGGCGAACGGGACTTCCCGGCGCCCCTGTTGCGCCGCTGCATCCACCTCCACATCCCGGCCCCCGACAAGGAGCGGCTGGCCGCCATGGTGCGGGCGCACTTCGGCGAGGGGGCCGCCGAGCGCTACGAAGCCGTGATCGACCGCTTCCTGGACCGCGAGCCCGGCGACGTCCGCGCCGTCGACCAGCTCTTCAACGCCATCCACCTCACCCAGAAGGCCGGCTGGACCGACCAGGACGAGGAGGAGACCCGACGGCGCCTGACGGCGGAGCTGATGCGGCCTCTCGATCGGACGAGGTGA
- a CDS encoding trypsin-like peptidase domain-containing protein, translating into MATPEGPAAGRGDRARYAQLLDLAGRTTVALRAAPPVPDAPLWGSGVLIAPGWVLTCAHVLTASDGRRRATGPDGVFGVAFGGRVAPARLAYDLSRPDPQAGPAARADLALVRLLDPAPAHPCAWLSDQPATLLEDAYIFRGHERSGGSRPGERDIRESGAGCGADRSAPPAAPVDPFIAVRFGARDARGLQFGSDVRVAPGASGGPLLDCDRGEVVGIVKGRHQQDHVGLAVPVTALRGLGPEHLVEGASGAEDLGPDPYHALTGLHDRWHWAGQELGRAGGPTWFDAQHAIMAGRGRLWGVQERLQALHLLARLPAPRDPLVVEAAVGEVLERGDGPGAWALRTWRDGHGALYQGSDPYTELRAFVHYLRIVAQRCADAVRDAPDEQAAAVREDAARLAEFVQAKAVVLQPQDRRRIGPVRRRPRSVLVEFEPLFYDEGGHELYNWSVSEGYGRGQWLRVDVQEAAGGVPFEQAREQVLQRLGGRLLQADGDAGPGARVRLEVAVPEGRWHTAVGQWEVAASPRRTARRRPVGPGRAVVLRDQGRRGQVDPAWLRRWQGLAAAPGLRALRLPPDPGAGPRPGGGCTEAIWRLLETADQGALPALCHTVADGFGRDTVGAALDTGFPAALWPARGHGEERACDASCEEFHRGIRELLQGSGGVVRLPELVRQLRAKAAEAAGEGAHWARDLVLLYDDPEDPIPQLFPDRPQVSPG; encoded by the coding sequence ATGGCCACCCCCGAAGGACCGGCCGCCGGCCGGGGCGACCGCGCCCGGTACGCCCAGCTCCTCGACCTCGCCGGACGCACCACCGTCGCGCTGCGCGCCGCACCCCCGGTGCCCGACGCCCCGCTGTGGGGCAGCGGCGTGCTGATCGCGCCGGGATGGGTGCTGACCTGCGCCCATGTGCTCACCGCCAGCGACGGCCGGCGCCGCGCGACCGGCCCGGACGGGGTGTTCGGGGTCGCGTTCGGCGGCCGTGTGGCGCCCGCGCGGCTCGCGTACGACCTGAGCCGGCCCGACCCGCAGGCCGGGCCCGCCGCCCGCGCCGACCTCGCCCTGGTCCGGCTGCTCGACCCCGCGCCCGCGCACCCCTGCGCCTGGCTCAGCGACCAGCCGGCGACGCTCCTGGAGGACGCCTACATCTTCCGCGGACACGAACGGTCGGGCGGGTCCCGGCCCGGCGAACGCGACATACGCGAGTCCGGTGCCGGGTGCGGCGCCGACCGCTCCGCGCCGCCCGCCGCCCCGGTCGACCCGTTCATCGCCGTCCGGTTCGGCGCCCGGGACGCCCGCGGGCTGCAGTTCGGCAGCGACGTCCGGGTCGCCCCCGGCGCCTCCGGCGGGCCGCTGCTCGACTGCGACCGCGGCGAGGTGGTCGGCATCGTCAAGGGCCGCCACCAGCAGGACCACGTCGGGCTCGCGGTGCCCGTCACCGCGCTGCGCGGCCTGGGCCCCGAGCACCTCGTCGAGGGCGCGTCCGGCGCGGAGGACCTCGGCCCCGACCCGTACCACGCGCTGACGGGCCTGCACGACCGCTGGCACTGGGCCGGGCAGGAGCTCGGCCGGGCCGGCGGCCCCACCTGGTTCGACGCCCAGCACGCGATCATGGCGGGGCGCGGCCGGCTGTGGGGCGTGCAGGAGCGGCTGCAGGCGCTGCACCTGCTCGCCCGGCTGCCCGCACCCCGCGACCCGCTGGTGGTGGAGGCGGCGGTCGGCGAAGTACTGGAGCGCGGCGACGGGCCCGGTGCCTGGGCGCTGCGGACCTGGCGGGACGGCCACGGCGCGCTCTACCAGGGCAGCGATCCGTACACCGAACTGCGCGCGTTCGTGCACTACTTGCGGATCGTGGCGCAGCGCTGCGCCGACGCGGTGCGGGACGCGCCGGACGAGCAGGCCGCCGCGGTCCGCGAGGACGCGGCCAGGCTCGCGGAGTTCGTCCAGGCCAAGGCGGTGGTGCTGCAGCCGCAGGACCGTCGCCGGATCGGGCCGGTGCGCCGGCGGCCGCGCTCGGTGCTCGTCGAGTTCGAGCCGCTCTTCTATGACGAGGGCGGCCACGAGCTCTACAACTGGTCGGTCAGCGAGGGCTACGGCCGGGGCCAGTGGCTGCGGGTGGACGTTCAGGAAGCGGCCGGCGGGGTGCCCTTCGAGCAGGCGCGGGAGCAGGTGCTGCAACGGCTCGGCGGACGGCTGCTGCAGGCCGACGGTGACGCGGGCCCGGGCGCCCGGGTACGCCTGGAGGTCGCCGTCCCCGAAGGCCGCTGGCACACCGCCGTCGGCCAGTGGGAGGTCGCCGCCTCGCCCCGGCGCACCGCCCGGCGGCGGCCGGTGGGGCCCGGGCGCGCGGTGGTCCTGCGCGACCAGGGGCGGCGCGGGCAGGTCGATCCGGCCTGGCTGCGCCGCTGGCAGGGCCTGGCCGCCGCCCCCGGGCTGCGGGCGCTGCGCCTCCCGCCGGACCCGGGCGCCGGCCCGCGCCCCGGCGGGGGCTGCACCGAGGCGATCTGGCGGCTGCTGGAGACGGCGGACCAGGGCGCGCTGCCCGCGCTGTGCCACACGGTCGCCGACGGGTTCGGCCGCGACACGGTCGGCGCCGCGCTGGACACCGGCTTCCCCGCCGCGCTGTGGCCGGCCCGCGGCCACGGGGAGGAGCGGGCCTGCGACGCCTCCTGCGAGGAGTTCCACCGCGGGATCCGGGAGCTGCTCCAGGGCTCGGGCGGTGTGGTCCGGCTGCCCGAGCTGGTGCGTCAGCTGCGCGCCAAGGCGGCGGAGGCCGCGGGGGAGGGCGCGCACTGGGCCCGCGATCTGGTGCTCCTCTACGACGATCCGGAGGACCCGATTCCGCAGCTGTTCCCGGACCGCCCCCAGGTGTCGCCGGGATGA
- a CDS encoding CU044_2847 family protein, protein MHERAQRIEMPDGTEVWARVSRLDAAGLAGTDGSTDDFEDVGAWDALGARVEGLREVIGGVASSVRQAAARVAPDETSVTFGVELSAKPGKAVALLADGEAKTNLSVTLTWRRDGGAPAPEEHRVPPPGIREPDDAGR, encoded by the coding sequence ATGCACGAGCGCGCGCAGCGCATCGAAATGCCCGACGGTACGGAGGTCTGGGCCCGGGTCTCCCGGCTCGACGCCGCCGGCCTCGCCGGGACCGACGGGAGCACGGACGACTTCGAGGACGTGGGCGCCTGGGACGCGCTCGGCGCCCGGGTCGAGGGACTCCGCGAGGTGATCGGCGGGGTCGCGAGCAGCGTCCGCCAGGCCGCCGCACGGGTCGCGCCGGACGAGACCAGCGTGACCTTCGGCGTGGAGCTGTCGGCCAAGCCCGGCAAGGCCGTGGCCCTGCTCGCGGACGGCGAGGCCAAGACCAATCTGTCGGTCACGCTCACCTGGCGCCGGGACGGCGGGGCGCCCGCACCCGAGGAGCACCGGGTGCCACCGCCCGGCATCCGGGAGCCGGACGACGCGGGCCGCTGA
- a CDS encoding DUF6104 family protein translates to MYFTDRGIEELENRRGEEEVTLGWVAEQLRTFVDLNPDFEVPVERLATWLARLDDDEDE, encoded by the coding sequence GTGTATTTCACTGACCGTGGCATCGAGGAGCTGGAGAACCGGCGCGGCGAGGAGGAGGTCACCCTCGGCTGGGTGGCCGAACAGCTGCGGACGTTCGTCGATCTGAACCCGGACTTCGAGGTGCCGGTGGAGCGGCTGGCGACCTGGCTGGCGCGGCTGGACGACGACGAGGACGAGTAA
- a CDS encoding DUF4097 family beta strand repeat-containing protein produces the protein MSARTEWSQNPVQVTEPRTLEITEPVDALNVRVYGGTVNVVGTSDRGPARLEISELHGPPLTVSCDGGVLTVAYEDLPWRGFLKFLDRRGWNRSAVVSVTVPAGTRVEVGVVGATAVVSGISGDTDVRGVTGDSTLVGLTGAVRAETVSGNVEAQALTGDLRFTSVSGDLTVIDGAGGGVHADSVSGDMVLDLDLTHAADINLTSVSGEIAIRLPDPANARVEADTTTGTIANAFDALRVSGQWGAKKITGSLGAGSGTLKATTVSGGLALLRRPAREDGRSGPDGPGAGPHEDSPTAPPAGKKVL, from the coding sequence ATGTCAGCCCGGACCGAGTGGTCGCAGAATCCCGTGCAGGTGACCGAGCCACGCACACTGGAGATCACCGAGCCCGTCGACGCGCTCAACGTGCGCGTGTACGGCGGCACGGTCAATGTCGTCGGCACCTCGGACCGCGGCCCGGCCCGCCTGGAGATCAGCGAGCTGCACGGGCCGCCGTTGACCGTCTCGTGCGACGGCGGCGTCCTGACGGTCGCGTACGAGGACCTGCCCTGGCGGGGCTTCCTGAAGTTCCTCGACCGCCGGGGCTGGAACCGCAGCGCGGTGGTCTCGGTGACGGTGCCGGCCGGCACCCGCGTGGAGGTCGGCGTGGTCGGCGCCACCGCGGTGGTCTCCGGCATCTCCGGTGACACCGACGTCCGCGGCGTCACCGGCGACAGCACACTGGTCGGACTGACCGGCGCGGTGCGCGCCGAGACGGTGTCGGGCAACGTCGAGGCCCAGGCACTCACCGGCGACCTGCGCTTCACCTCCGTCTCCGGCGACCTGACGGTCATCGACGGCGCGGGCGGCGGGGTGCACGCCGACTCCGTCAGCGGCGACATGGTCCTCGACCTGGACCTCACCCACGCCGCCGACATCAACCTGACCTCGGTCTCCGGGGAGATCGCCATCCGGTTGCCCGACCCGGCGAACGCCCGGGTGGAGGCCGACACCACGACCGGCACGATCGCCAACGCCTTCGACGCGCTGCGGGTCAGCGGCCAGTGGGGCGCCAAGAAGATCACCGGCTCGCTGGGCGCGGGCAGCGGCACCCTCAAGGCCACCACCGTCTCCGGCGGCCTGGCCCTGCTGCGCCGCCCCGCCCGCGAGGACGGCCGCAGCGGGCCGGACGGCCCCGGCGCCGGCCCGCACGAGGACTCCCCCACCGCCCCGCCCGCCGGGAAGAAGGTGCTCTGA
- a CDS encoding PadR family transcriptional regulator — protein MPPVFAHGRLRLYLLKLLDEAPRHGYEIIRLLEERFQGLYAPSAGTVYPRLAKLEAEGLVTHATEGGRKVYSITDAGRAELADRGGELAELELEIRESVASLASDIRADVSGSARDLRREIREAAKQAREGKRGSAGAARAGTEKQAAGDAGGGRPFPEAADYLDAAFGDKDAWRQAKEEFRRAKDEWKEQARRAKEESKRARQDAQRARKQARDAQVSAREEVQRVIHRVQEQAQGAVRTGDWSGAVREALAEVSREVGRFTGDRPGEGRAAEGAEGGNGTARVTVERVAPAAETPGAGPSAAAPPAPAWAGEPGSGDPARDFDRLLDRFRDDLRDAARDHGVTAEQLKESRRRLSTAAAHIGALLREPERYASSAEADADG, from the coding sequence ATGCCCCCCGTCTTCGCCCACGGCCGTCTGCGCCTGTATCTCCTCAAGCTGCTCGACGAGGCCCCGCGGCACGGCTACGAAATCATCCGGCTCCTGGAGGAGCGCTTCCAGGGCCTGTACGCCCCCTCCGCCGGCACGGTCTACCCGCGGCTGGCCAAGCTGGAGGCCGAGGGGCTGGTCACCCACGCGACCGAGGGCGGCCGCAAGGTCTACTCGATCACCGACGCCGGCCGGGCCGAACTCGCCGACCGCGGCGGTGAGCTGGCCGAACTGGAACTGGAGATCAGGGAATCGGTCGCCTCGCTCGCCTCCGACATCCGCGCCGACGTCAGCGGCTCCGCCCGCGACCTGCGCCGGGAGATCCGGGAGGCCGCCAAGCAGGCCCGCGAGGGCAAGCGGGGCTCCGCCGGGGCCGCGCGCGCGGGCACGGAGAAGCAGGCGGCCGGGGACGCGGGCGGCGGTCGGCCGTTCCCGGAAGCCGCGGACTACCTCGATGCCGCCTTCGGCGACAAGGACGCCTGGCGGCAGGCGAAGGAGGAGTTCCGGCGCGCCAAGGACGAGTGGAAGGAACAGGCGCGGCGGGCCAAGGAGGAGAGCAAGCGGGCCCGGCAGGACGCCCAGCGGGCCCGTAAGCAGGCCAGGGACGCCCAGGTGTCCGCGCGCGAGGAGGTCCAGCGGGTCATCCACCGCGTCCAGGAACAGGCCCAGGGGGCGGTGCGGACCGGCGACTGGTCGGGCGCGGTGCGCGAGGCGCTGGCGGAGGTGTCCCGCGAGGTCGGCAGGTTCACCGGCGACCGTCCCGGCGAGGGCCGGGCCGCGGAGGGCGCCGAGGGCGGCAACGGGACGGCCCGGGTGACCGTCGAGCGCGTCGCCCCGGCGGCGGAGACGCCCGGGGCGGGCCCGTCGGCCGCCGCGCCGCCCGCCCCGGCATGGGCCGGCGAACCGGGCAGCGGCGACCCGGCCCGCGACTTCGACCGGCTGCTGGACCGCTTCCGCGACGACCTGCGGGACGCGGCCCGCGACCACGGTGTCACCGCCGAGCAGCTCAAGGAGTCCCGCCGCCGGCTGTCCACGGCCGCCGCCCACATCGGCGCGCTGCTGCGCGAGCCGGAGCGGTACGCCTCGTCCGCGGAGGCCGACGCCGACGGGTAG